One Alnus glutinosa chromosome 3, dhAlnGlut1.1, whole genome shotgun sequence genomic region harbors:
- the LOC133864340 gene encoding NAC domain-containing protein 43-like — translation MPESMSISVNGQSQVPPGFRFHPTEEELLQYYLRKKVSYEKIDLDVIRDVDLNKLEPWDIQEVCKIGTTPQNDWYFFSHKDKKYPTGTRTNRATAAGFWKATGRDKVIHSNCRRIGMRKTLVFYKGRAPHGLKSDWIMHEYRLDDNITDTNISNAMGEASQEDGWVVCRIFKKKNYHKTLDSPISSSMTAETRTHQMFDSCNGGAALEEILQYMGNTSKEEKEVKRSGRFLRPIDTGMKNGYQETFMKLPSLESPNSTSCQNYYQTINPDMITENEGLAGYQMESSSAALTNWAALDRLVASQLNGQTEASRQLAGFSDPTMAYCTDHELQFPTLRSSSSSNRSYHPTHQDYNSEMDLWSFAQSSSDPLCHVPNAPV, via the exons ATGCCAGAAAGCATGAGCATATCAGTAAATGGACAATCCCAAGTCCCTCCTGGGTTCCGATTTCATCCAACAGAAGAGGAGCTCCTGCAATACTATTTAAGGAAGAAGGTTTCGTATGAAAAGATTGACCTAGATGTAATTCGTGATGTTGATCTCAATAAGCTCGAGCCATGGGATATTCAAG AGGTGTGTAAGATAGGCACCACCCCACAAAACGATTGGTACTTCTTTAGCCACAAAGACAAGAAGTATCCCACTGGGACGCGCACCAATCGTGCAACTGCCGCCGGATTCTGGAAAGCCACCGGCCGTGATAAAGTCATACATAGCAACTGTAGGCGGATCGGAATGAGGAAGACTTTAGTGTTCTACAAAGGCCGAGCCCCCCATGGATTAAAATCCGATTGGATCATGCACGAATATAGACTGGATGACAACATCACTGACACCAAT ATCTCCAATGCTATGGGAGAGGCAAGTCAGGAAGATGGGTGGGTGGTGTGCCGGAtattcaagaagaaaaattacCACAAAACCCTAGACAGCCCTATCAGTTCATCCATGACTGCAGAAACAAGAACCCACCAGATGTTTGATTCGTGTAATGGGGGAGCTGCCTTGGAGGAAATACTACAATACATGGGAAACACTAGCAAGGAAGAGAAGGAGGTAAAAAGGAGCGGAAGATTTCTCCGGCCAATAGACACCGGCATGAAAAATGGCTACCAGGAGACATTCATGAAACTTCCAAGCCTAGAGAGCCCAAACTCCACCAGCTGCCAAAACTATTATCAAACCATTAATCCTGACATGATTACAGAAAACGAAGGCCTAGCCGGTTATCAAATGGAGTCATCATCAGCTGCCCTCACCAACTGGGCAGCCCTTGATAGGCTCGTAGCTTCTCAGCTCAATGGCCAAACAGAGGCTTCTAGGCAATTAGCCGGCTTTAGTGACCCCACCATGGCTTATTGCACTGATCATGAGCTCCAATTTCCAACCCTTcgatcatcatcatcttcaaacAGATCCTACCATCCCACCCATCAGGACTACAACAGCGAAATGGACCTCTGGAGTTTTGCTCAATCATCCTCCGACCCACTATGCCACGTGCCGAATGCTCCGGTATAA